From Ignavibacteria bacterium, one genomic window encodes:
- a CDS encoding NAD-dependent epimerase/dehydratase family protein: MSKNILVTGGAGFIGSHLCDELLRNGYNVRVLDNLSPQVHSSPGKHSNGHKPSPPDYLNKEAEFIYGDVRNRDILVKALKKIDAVFHLAASVGVGQSMYEIESYTSVNNLGTAVLLEMLIKNPVEKLIVASSMSIYGEGLYKTSDGKLKISAQRSLEQLKKGVWELYDSKGNFLRPVPTPESKTPSLSSVYALSKYDQERLCLMIGRAYNIPTAALRFFNVFGTRQALSNPYTGVLAIFGSRYLNNNPPVIFEDGNQMRDFVSVYDVAQACRLALEVQKSPDRVFNIGSGHPYKIRKVAEKMAQVLGKEGLDPVIRGKYRVGDIRHCFADISLAKSVLGYKPRVSLEQGLIELSEWLSGQIAKDHVDSANSELEKRGLTI, encoded by the coding sequence ATGAGTAAAAACATACTGGTCACAGGCGGAGCAGGCTTCATCGGATCGCACCTCTGCGATGAACTCCTCCGCAACGGATATAATGTTCGCGTTTTAGATAATCTTTCTCCTCAGGTCCACAGCTCACCCGGCAAACACTCAAACGGACATAAACCATCTCCTCCGGACTACCTTAACAAAGAGGCTGAATTTATTTATGGGGACGTCCGTAATAGAGATATCCTGGTAAAGGCACTAAAGAAAATTGACGCCGTATTCCACCTTGCCGCCAGCGTAGGCGTCGGGCAAAGCATGTATGAAATCGAAAGCTATACAAGCGTCAACAACCTCGGCACAGCCGTACTCCTGGAAATGCTTATTAAAAACCCCGTGGAAAAACTTATCGTGGCCTCCAGCATGAGCATCTACGGCGAGGGGCTTTATAAAACCTCCGACGGAAAGCTGAAGATAAGCGCACAGCGCTCCTTGGAACAGCTTAAAAAGGGAGTCTGGGAGCTCTACGACTCGAAAGGAAATTTCCTCAGGCCCGTTCCAACGCCTGAAAGCAAAACTCCATCGCTGTCTTCCGTTTATGCCCTCTCCAAATACGACCAGGAACGCCTCTGCCTTATGATCGGGCGCGCATACAATATTCCAACCGCGGCACTCAGGTTCTTTAATGTTTTCGGGACCAGACAGGCTCTTTCCAATCCCTATACCGGGGTACTTGCCATCTTCGGCTCCAGATACCTGAACAATAATCCTCCAGTCATCTTTGAGGATGGGAACCAGATGCGCGACTTTGTGAGCGTCTACGACGTCGCTCAGGCATGCCGCCTTGCTCTTGAAGTACAAAAATCTCCAGACCGCGTATTTAATATAGGCAGCGGACACCCGTATAAGATCCGTAAAGTAGCCGAAAAGATGGCTCAGGTGCTGGGAAAAGAGGGACTGGACCCCGTTATCCGCGGCAAGTACCGCGTTGGCGATATAAGACATTGCTTTGCAGATATCTCGCTTGCTAAATCTGTTCTTGGCTATAAGCCCCGGGTCTCTCTGGAACAGGGGCTCATTGAACTCTCTGAATGGCTTTCAGGCCAGATTGCAAAAGACCATGTCGATTCGGCAAATTCCGAGCTTGAGAAAAGAGGACTTACAATATGA
- a CDS encoding NAD-dependent epimerase/dehydratase family protein gives MKKLKIDYLPKRKHALIGIVEWFRIGEKERVENILSDLKALGIQEIRTGFSWAEWYTKEGEEWYKWLIPRLKEEVNILPCFTYTPPNLGLEPKVSSPPRSPKDYTEFLESVLKVFDGFFEWAELWNEPNNLYDWDWRLDPSWEVFTEMIGSAAQFLKKKEIKTVLGGMSPIDPNWIELLCQRNIMQHFDAVGIHGFPGTWEFDWSEWPDAISKVREVLSRNKMNPEIWITAAGYSTWRHDEFRQLRNFANFMEAPVQRAYWHSAQDIHPDLPFQEVFHGDERHYHFGLKYADGRAKLLYRVWAKEGLNGVKHMARFGTIKDTNLTEKAAEKTKLADVKKHKSPAVQRRKKDDIRPVLITGGAGFIGTNLAHRLLSAGTPVIVFDNLSRPGVEENLQWLIDTHGNLLQVRVADVRDPYAVRDSVRQAKSVFHFAAQVAVTTSLENPVNDFEVNLRGTLNVLEALRSLSKPIPLLFTSTNKVYGELIDIKMQKDTTRYEPANQLIRLQGISEKRHLDFHSPYGCSKGSADQYIIDYARIYNIPNVVFRMSCIYGTHQFGTEDQGWVAFFLLKALRGEQITIYGDGLQVRDILFVDDLIDAMLKAHEQIDMTRGNAYNIGGGPDNTVSLVELLEIIEELHGQKPQISFSTWRQGDQRYYVSNTESFHTVTGWNPQISTRQGVEKLYSWLLKNRKTSYHRMKKVAQ, from the coding sequence ATGAAAAAGCTAAAGATAGATTACCTGCCTAAAAGAAAACACGCTTTAATAGGCATTGTGGAGTGGTTCAGAATAGGCGAAAAAGAAAGAGTGGAAAATATACTCTCAGACCTTAAGGCCCTGGGCATTCAGGAGATAAGAACCGGGTTTTCATGGGCCGAGTGGTATACAAAAGAAGGTGAGGAGTGGTATAAGTGGCTCATCCCCCGCCTTAAAGAAGAAGTGAACATACTCCCCTGCTTTACGTATACACCGCCCAATCTGGGTCTTGAACCCAAGGTCTCCTCCCCTCCCCGCAGCCCGAAGGATTATACGGAATTCCTTGAATCTGTCCTTAAGGTCTTCGACGGATTTTTTGAATGGGCTGAACTCTGGAATGAACCGAATAACCTCTACGACTGGGACTGGAGGCTGGATCCCAGCTGGGAAGTTTTTACCGAAATGATCGGATCTGCCGCCCAGTTCCTTAAGAAAAAAGAGATAAAAACCGTCCTTGGCGGAATGTCACCAATCGACCCTAACTGGATTGAACTCCTCTGCCAGAGAAACATCATGCAGCACTTTGATGCCGTAGGAATTCACGGCTTTCCGGGTACATGGGAGTTCGACTGGAGCGAATGGCCCGATGCCATAAGCAAGGTGCGCGAGGTCTTAAGCCGCAACAAAATGAACCCTGAGATCTGGATTACTGCTGCCGGATACTCCACATGGCGCCACGATGAATTCCGCCAGCTCAGGAACTTTGCAAACTTTATGGAAGCCCCCGTCCAGCGCGCCTACTGGCACTCGGCACAGGATATACATCCCGACCTTCCCTTCCAGGAAGTCTTCCACGGCGATGAAAGGCATTATCACTTCGGACTTAAATATGCCGACGGAAGAGCTAAACTCCTCTACCGCGTCTGGGCTAAGGAAGGCTTAAACGGCGTGAAGCATATGGCACGCTTCGGGACCATTAAGGATACAAACCTGACTGAAAAGGCAGCGGAAAAAACTAAGCTCGCAGACGTAAAGAAACATAAATCCCCCGCAGTCCAGAGGCGCAAAAAAGATGACATCCGCCCCGTCCTTATTACAGGCGGAGCAGGCTTCATAGGTACTAATCTTGCACACAGGCTCCTTTCGGCAGGCACACCAGTAATTGTTTTCGATAACCTTTCCAGGCCGGGCGTCGAGGAAAACCTTCAGTGGCTGATCGATACTCACGGCAACCTGCTTCAGGTCAGGGTTGCCGACGTGCGCGACCCCTATGCGGTACGCGACTCGGTCAGGCAGGCAAAAAGCGTATTCCATTTTGCGGCACAGGTTGCCGTAACAACAAGCCTCGAAAACCCGGTTAACGATTTTGAGGTAAATTTAAGAGGAACACTTAATGTCCTTGAAGCCTTAAGATCCTTGAGTAAACCGATACCTCTTCTTTTTACCTCAACCAATAAGGTCTACGGCGAACTAATAGATATAAAGATGCAGAAAGATACAACTCGCTATGAACCGGCCAACCAGCTGATAAGGCTCCAGGGAATAAGCGAAAAGCGTCACCTCGATTTCCACAGCCCTTACGGATGCTCCAAAGGTTCGGCCGACCAGTACATAATTGATTATGCAAGAATTTATAACATACCGAACGTTGTCTTCCGCATGAGCTGCATCTACGGCACACACCAGTTCGGAACAGAAGACCAGGGCTGGGTAGCGTTCTTCCTCCTTAAGGCCTTAAGAGGCGAACAAATTACAATTTACGGCGACGGCCTTCAGGTAAGGGATATTCTTTTTGTTGACGACCTGATCGACGCAATGCTGAAGGCACATGAACAGATAGATATGACCCGCGGTAATGCATATAATATTGGCGGCGGCCCTGATAATACCGTAAGCCTCGTTGAGCTTCTGGAAATAATTGAAGAGCTGCACGGCCAGAAACCTCAAATTAGTTTCAGCACCTGGCGCCAGGGCGACCAGCGGTACTATGTCTCCAATACGGAATCTTTCCACACCGTTACCGGCTGGAACCCGCAGATCTCGACCCGCCAGGGAGTAGAAAAACTTTACAGCTGGCTCTTAAAGAACCGTAAGACCTCCTATCACAGAATGAAAAAGGTGGCACAATGA
- a CDS encoding DUF362 domain-containing protein: MDRRDFIKKTFAASALAAAGTTLPFGQKSNLWALGSGLMQNPYDMVAIKGGEPDVMFDKAIASLGGMSKFVKKGQTVVVKPNIGWDVTPEKGANTNPKLVRRIVQHCFNAGAKEVFVFDHTCDTWTNCYSNSGIERAAKDAGAKVVSAANEGYYQQVKIKNGKRLTNAKIHELILSSNVFINVPILKNHGGAKITASMKNLMGIIWDREFMHKNDLHQTIADLASFRKPDLNVVDAYYVMKNHGPRGVSKEDVVTMKSQIVSTDIVASDAAAIKLFGMDPESIDYLKHASDMRLGRKDLNKLNINRIKI, translated from the coding sequence ATGGATAGAAGAGATTTTATTAAGAAAACTTTTGCAGCCTCGGCCCTGGCAGCAGCCGGCACTACACTCCCCTTTGGACAGAAGAGTAACCTCTGGGCTCTGGGCTCAGGCCTCATGCAGAACCCTTATGATATGGTGGCAATTAAGGGCGGGGAACCCGACGTTATGTTCGATAAGGCTATAGCTTCTCTTGGCGGCATGAGCAAGTTTGTAAAGAAAGGACAGACTGTAGTCGTTAAACCGAATATCGGATGGGATGTGACTCCTGAAAAAGGAGCTAATACAAACCCCAAACTCGTAAGAAGAATCGTTCAGCACTGCTTTAACGCTGGCGCAAAGGAAGTTTTTGTTTTTGACCATACATGCGACACCTGGACCAACTGCTACTCCAACAGCGGCATTGAACGCGCTGCAAAAGACGCCGGAGCAAAGGTTGTCTCTGCTGCAAATGAAGGCTATTACCAACAGGTTAAAATTAAAAACGGCAAGAGACTTACTAACGCAAAAATCCATGAACTCATATTAAGCTCAAACGTATTCATTAACGTCCCTATACTTAAAAACCACGGCGGAGCTAAAATTACCGCTTCAATGAAAAACCTCATGGGAATTATATGGGACAGGGAGTTCATGCACAAAAACGATCTCCACCAGACAATTGCCGACCTGGCAAGCTTCCGCAAGCCTGACCTGAACGTTGTGGACGCATACTATGTAATGAAAAATCACGGCCCGAGAGGCGTATCCAAAGAAGACGTTGTTACCATGAAGTCGCAGATCGTCTCAACTGATATCGTGGCATCCGATGCAGCAGCAATAAAGCTCTTCGGCATGGATCCCGAAAGCATAGACTACCTGAAGCATGCATCAGATATGAGGCTCGGAAGAAAGGATTTAAATAAGCTTAATATTAACAGAATCAAAATTTAA
- a CDS encoding metallophosphoesterase — MGFILRIILAVLLFIVLEIYFYKRITSSLRTILGAAGKNRIKTGSLIFLILLNLFPLYLILNLIIIQLTNGRPYSQPQGGLFDYFIFFPFIILELIVVQSLFIILPIDLLRLIIYPFIRKQRERARLYAAWITAAITAAFIIYVPARIIYDFNTIEVRHVELKKAGLPESLKNFRITFISDTQADPYTNKKRLGRYIERVNETKPDLVLVGGDVITSSPDYINLAAEYLGDIRSRLGVYSCVGDHDNWAYRNDNARSLREVSTALKEKKVDMLDNQNKIFNVGNAAIGVTFVTSTYVGRIGVDLLDRLTDLNHSSIRILLTHQPSQYLIDRAAEEHYDLLLAGHTHGGQITFLFPFHNFTFTQFETPYVKGDFHIGNMLMVVTRGLGMSIVPFRYNSTPEITVITLRGN; from the coding sequence ATGGGTTTTATTTTGCGGATCATTTTAGCCGTGCTGCTTTTTATAGTACTGGAAATTTATTTTTATAAAAGGATTACTTCGTCATTAAGAACGATACTTGGAGCCGCAGGCAAAAACAGGATTAAAACAGGAAGCCTGATATTTCTTATCCTTTTGAATTTATTCCCTTTATACCTGATTCTGAACCTCATAATAATACAGCTTACAAACGGCAGGCCTTACTCCCAGCCGCAGGGAGGGCTTTTTGATTACTTCATCTTCTTTCCCTTTATAATACTGGAACTTATTGTTGTCCAGTCGCTTTTCATTATTCTTCCCATTGACCTGCTGAGGCTTATAATCTACCCTTTTATAAGAAAACAGAGGGAAAGGGCGCGGCTTTATGCTGCATGGATTACTGCCGCAATTACGGCGGCATTTATCATTTATGTTCCTGCAAGAATTATTTACGACTTCAATACAATTGAAGTAAGGCATGTGGAACTTAAGAAAGCGGGGCTTCCGGAGAGCCTGAAGAATTTCAGGATCACATTTATTTCAGATACACAAGCCGACCCTTATACTAATAAAAAAAGGCTTGGAAGGTACATTGAAAGGGTAAACGAAACAAAGCCCGATCTTGTTCTTGTTGGCGGCGACGTAATTACAAGCTCACCCGACTATATTAACCTTGCAGCCGAGTACTTGGGGGATATCAGGTCGCGCCTGGGCGTTTACTCCTGTGTGGGCGACCACGATAACTGGGCATACAGAAACGATAATGCCAGAAGCCTCAGGGAGGTGTCTACCGCCTTAAAAGAAAAGAAGGTGGATATGCTGGACAATCAAAATAAGATTTTCAACGTTGGAAATGCCGCTATAGGCGTTACCTTCGTTACAAGCACTTATGTGGGGAGGATAGGTGTTGATCTTCTGGACAGGCTTACTGACCTTAACCACAGCAGCATAAGAATACTGCTTACGCACCAGCCGAGCCAGTATTTAATTGACAGGGCAGCGGAGGAGCATTACGACCTGCTTTTGGCCGGGCACACGCACGGAGGGCAGATTACGTTTCTTTTTCCGTTTCATAACTTTACCTTTACGCAGTTTGAAACTCCCTATGTAAAAGGGGACTTTCACATAGGCAATATGCTTATGGTTGTAACGCGGGGCCTTGGTATGTCTATTGTTCCATTCAGGTATAATTCAACGCCGGAGATTACGGTGATCACCCTGAGGGGCAATTAA
- a CDS encoding 4Fe-4S binding protein, producing MLLARLKKIRIAVSILFFLFTAVLFLDFKSYIPITAHKYILYVQFVPSLLKFVNVLSIAAAGFIFIIILTLLFGRVYCSTICPLGTLQDIAIYITRKFRKKKKNRFRYLRPQNLLRYSLLALAVIPVLFGSMFVLDLLDPYSNFGKINSNLLRPVLVFLNNSAAYTLESFKNYSLYPFELRTISLLGAGFSVLFLAFVLWMSVAKGRLYCNSVCPVGTLLGLISRFSIFKIAIDQTKCKGCGICERTCKSGCIDNKTRSVDFSRCVSCFNCFNVCPSEGLTYEKPSKEKETVDLKETDTKKREFIFKTSAYLVGLSGLAFMQQKKVIKSYKKNSVPTFKQNPLTPPGSRGIDHFTSTCTACHLCVSACPAQVLQPAYLEYGLRGMMQPHMDYMTSFCQYECTICTDVCPNGAILPLTLETKKLTQLGKVKFVKDDCIVKTENTDCGACSEHCPTKAVNMVPYKGKLSIPEVKDEYCIGCGACEYACPARPYKAIYVEGNPKHLIAKKPEVKKIDQKVDYKEDFPF from the coding sequence ATGTTACTTGCCCGGTTAAAGAAAATCAGGATCGCTGTTTCCATCTTATTTTTTCTTTTTACAGCAGTTTTATTTCTGGATTTTAAGAGTTACATCCCCATAACTGCACATAAGTATATCCTTTATGTGCAGTTTGTGCCTTCCCTGCTGAAGTTTGTAAATGTTCTAAGCATTGCTGCGGCAGGCTTTATATTCATTATTATACTTACTCTTTTGTTCGGAAGGGTCTACTGCTCAACAATATGCCCTCTCGGCACGCTGCAGGATATTGCAATATATATAACCCGGAAATTCAGGAAGAAAAAGAAAAACCGCTTCCGCTACCTGAGGCCCCAAAACCTCCTGAGATACAGCCTGCTGGCACTCGCAGTAATACCGGTATTATTCGGAAGCATGTTTGTCCTTGATCTTCTTGATCCTTACAGCAACTTCGGGAAAATAAACTCAAACCTCTTAAGGCCCGTTCTCGTGTTCTTAAATAACTCGGCCGCCTACACTCTGGAGAGCTTTAAGAACTATTCACTTTATCCATTTGAGCTTAGAACAATAAGCCTTCTTGGAGCAGGTTTCTCAGTCCTCTTCCTGGCTTTCGTCCTCTGGATGTCTGTAGCTAAAGGAAGGCTTTACTGCAACTCCGTCTGCCCTGTTGGAACGCTTCTTGGACTTATCTCCAGGTTTTCAATCTTTAAGATTGCGATAGACCAGACTAAGTGCAAAGGCTGCGGAATATGCGAAAGGACCTGCAAATCGGGATGCATTGATAACAAGACCCGCTCAGTCGATTTCTCAAGATGCGTAAGCTGCTTTAACTGCTTTAACGTCTGCCCGAGCGAGGGCCTCACTTATGAAAAACCCTCAAAAGAAAAAGAGACTGTAGACTTAAAAGAAACCGACACAAAAAAGCGTGAGTTTATCTTTAAGACTTCGGCTTACCTTGTGGGCTTAAGCGGTCTGGCTTTTATGCAGCAGAAAAAGGTTATAAAAAGCTATAAGAAAAATTCAGTCCCCACTTTTAAGCAAAATCCCCTTACCCCTCCGGGCTCCAGGGGCATTGATCACTTTACAAGCACGTGCACTGCATGCCACCTTTGCGTAAGCGCATGCCCGGCACAGGTGCTTCAGCCCGCGTATCTTGAATACGGGCTTAGAGGAATGATGCAGCCTCATATGGATTACATGACCAGCTTCTGCCAATATGAATGCACAATCTGCACCGATGTCTGCCCCAACGGCGCAATACTGCCATTGACTCTGGAAACAAAGAAACTGACTCAGCTTGGGAAGGTTAAGTTTGTCAAGGACGACTGTATAGTTAAAACAGAAAACACCGACTGCGGAGCCTGCTCGGAGCACTGCCCTACAAAGGCGGTCAACATGGTTCCATACAAAGGGAAGCTATCAATTCCGGAAGTAAAAGACGAGTACTGCATCGGATGCGGAGCCTGTGAATATGCATGTCCGGCCAGGCCGTACAAGGCAATTTACGTGGAAGGAAACCCAAAGCACCTCATAGCCAAAAAGCCAGAAGTCAAAAAGATTGATCAAAAGGTGGATTACAAGGAAGATTTCCCGTTCTAG
- a CDS encoding lipocalin family protein, whose protein sequence is MFLRYKAGFMYILVLMSLVIYSGCKKDNNNPASPVTSSSPIVGKWLLSNVMVTNQDGSKTSFTPQQLGLSITMEFRNDNTATITQVDSMGTTTESGTYTYSNGVVNLTNTNGEKTTVDITMTGNKFTTKQTLTDANNNPFDALLEFTKQ, encoded by the coding sequence ATGTTTTTAAGATATAAGGCCGGTTTTATGTATATTCTTGTTCTGATGTCTTTAGTCATATATTCGGGATGCAAAAAAGATAACAATAACCCTGCCAGTCCGGTAACTTCTTCAAGTCCGATAGTTGGTAAATGGCTCTTAAGCAATGTGATGGTAACGAATCAGGATGGTTCTAAGACTTCATTTACACCCCAGCAGCTGGGGCTTTCAATTACAATGGAATTCAGGAACGATAACACCGCTACAATAACCCAGGTGGACAGTATGGGTACTACAACAGAAAGCGGAACATATACATACAGTAACGGGGTAGTGAACCTGACAAACACCAACGGGGAGAAGACGACTGTAGATATTACGATGACTGGAAATAAATTTACTACAAAGCAGACATTAACTGATGCAAACAACAACCCGTTTGACGCTTTGCTGGAGTTTACAAAGCAGTAA
- a CDS encoding zinc-binding dehydrogenase codes for MRSAIFSGPGIISIRYVAKPDPAPNEVLIHLSGCGLCSSNIPVYEGRSWFNYPFEPGSPGHEGWGVVDAVGSDVKDFKAGDHVAALSYHAYAEYDTAPVDSVVKLPEEFKDKPFPGEPLGCAMNILKRSDIQEGQTVAVIGIGFLGALLSSLISSAGARVIAISRRPFSLDIAKQYGASETIIMDDHWRIIEEVKSLTNGEFCDRVIEATGHQWPLDLAGELTRVRGKLIIAGYHQDGPRQVNMQLWNWRGLDVINAHEREQKVYIDGIRAAVDAVLKGDMDPFPLITHSFGLDQITEAFDLTGKRPDGFLKAIIKYQ; via the coding sequence ATGCGCAGCGCCATATTTTCCGGCCCGGGAATTATTTCTATCAGATACGTCGCAAAACCCGACCCCGCACCAAACGAGGTGCTCATCCATTTGTCCGGCTGCGGCCTCTGCTCAAGTAACATCCCGGTCTATGAGGGCAGGTCATGGTTTAATTACCCCTTTGAACCCGGATCTCCCGGACACGAGGGCTGGGGCGTTGTTGACGCCGTCGGAAGCGACGTTAAAGATTTCAAGGCAGGCGACCACGTTGCCGCACTCTCATACCACGCCTACGCCGAGTACGACACTGCCCCGGTGGACAGCGTTGTAAAACTTCCTGAAGAGTTTAAAGACAAACCCTTCCCAGGCGAACCCCTTGGGTGCGCTATGAATATACTCAAGAGGAGCGATATTCAGGAAGGACAAACGGTCGCAGTTATCGGCATCGGGTTCTTAGGCGCCCTTTTAAGCAGCCTCATCTCCAGCGCGGGAGCAAGAGTTATCGCCATTTCAAGACGCCCCTTCTCTCTCGATATTGCCAAACAGTACGGCGCCTCAGAGACGATAATTATGGATGACCACTGGAGAATAATTGAAGAAGTAAAATCTCTTACAAACGGCGAGTTCTGCGACCGCGTAATTGAAGCTACCGGCCACCAGTGGCCGCTCGACCTGGCAGGCGAACTCACCAGGGTAAGAGGTAAACTTATTATTGCCGGATATCACCAGGACGGACCCAGGCAGGTCAACATGCAGCTCTGGAACTGGAGAGGCCTCGACGTAATAAATGCCCACGAGCGCGAGCAGAAGGTCTACATAGACGGAATCCGCGCGGCTGTCGATGCCGTACTGAAAGGGGACATGGATCCCTTCCCTCTTATTACTCATTCTTTCGGACTCGACCAGATAACAGAGGCTTTTGACTTAACAGGTAAAAGACCCGACGGATTCCTAAAGGCAATTATTAAATACCAATAG
- a CDS encoding inositol-3-phosphate synthase, whose protein sequence is MGNAIEKPQGKLGVMIVGINGAVATTFLAGVMSIRKGFARPIGSLTQMGTIRLGPRNEEKFPMIKDFVPLANLNDLVFGGWDIRDENCYESSLNAKVLEEKDLLKVKDDLEAIRSMPGVFERKFVKRLNGTWVKKGTSKFDLMEQLRDDIRTFKEAHGVNRMVVIWCASTETFIPVNGIHKKLELFEEGMRNNNPNIPPSMLYAYAAISEGVPFINGAPNLTVDTPAIMELADKMHIPVGGKDFKTGQTLIKTVIAPMLKARMLGLNGWFSSNILGNRDGEVLDDPGSFKTKEESKLSVLEGILQPELYPELYGNFYHKVRINYYPPRGDNKEGWDNIDIFGWMGYQMQLKIDFLCRDSILAAPIVLDLILFADLAQRAGMYGVQDWLSFYFKSPMHTADTVAEHDLFIQMMKLKNKLRQIMGEELVTHLEEEMPRKITRRKMRKALK, encoded by the coding sequence ATGGGAAATGCGATTGAAAAACCCCAGGGTAAACTGGGCGTAATGATTGTTGGTATTAACGGAGCCGTTGCTACCACTTTTCTGGCAGGAGTTATGTCAATCAGAAAAGGTTTTGCCAGGCCTATCGGTTCACTTACCCAGATGGGAACGATCAGACTCGGGCCCAGAAACGAGGAAAAGTTTCCGATGATTAAGGATTTTGTTCCCCTTGCAAACCTCAATGACCTCGTCTTCGGCGGATGGGACATACGTGACGAGAACTGCTATGAATCTTCACTTAATGCTAAAGTCCTGGAAGAAAAAGACCTCCTTAAGGTCAAAGATGACCTTGAGGCAATCCGCTCAATGCCCGGGGTCTTTGAAAGAAAGTTCGTAAAGCGCCTTAACGGAACGTGGGTTAAAAAAGGCACATCAAAGTTTGACCTCATGGAACAGCTGAGGGATGATATCAGAACCTTCAAGGAGGCGCACGGCGTAAACCGCATGGTTGTTATCTGGTGCGCAAGCACCGAAACTTTTATTCCTGTAAACGGAATACACAAGAAGCTCGAGCTCTTTGAAGAAGGGATGAGAAACAATAACCCCAACATCCCCCCAAGCATGCTCTATGCGTACGCCGCAATCTCAGAGGGCGTGCCGTTTATTAACGGGGCACCTAACCTGACCGTCGATACACCAGCCATTATGGAACTGGCTGATAAAATGCATATACCCGTTGGCGGTAAGGACTTTAAGACAGGCCAGACGCTTATTAAAACCGTTATTGCCCCGATGCTTAAGGCAAGAATGCTCGGGCTTAACGGATGGTTCTCAAGCAACATTCTGGGTAACCGCGACGGCGAGGTGCTCGATGACCCCGGAAGTTTTAAGACAAAGGAAGAAAGCAAACTTTCCGTGCTCGAGGGAATCCTTCAGCCGGAACTCTACCCGGAACTCTACGGCAACTTCTACCATAAGGTTAGAATTAACTACTATCCGCCGAGGGGCGATAACAAGGAAGGCTGGGATAATATAGACATATTCGGCTGGATGGGTTATCAGATGCAGCTTAAAATAGATTTCCTGTGCAGGGATTCTATACTTGCCGCCCCGATAGTACTCGACCTTATACTTTTTGCCGACCTGGCTCAAAGAGCAGGAATGTACGGCGTTCAGGACTGGCTCTCCTTCTACTTCAAGAGCCCTATGCATACGGCCGACACGGTGGCCGAACACGACCTGTTCATTCAGATGATGAAGCTGAAAAATAAGCTCAGGCAGATTATGGGCGAGGAGCTCGTTACCCACCTCGAAGAAGAAATGCCCCGGAAAATTACACGCCGGAAAATGAGAAAAGCTCTTAAATAA
- a CDS encoding glycoside hydrolase family 5 protein, with protein sequence MIYNRRNFYFIIFSVILLITYSGCSGSSDGILEPKKEGITQPLDPFEQNKKLGRGINIGNSLEAPNEGEWGVTVKEEFFKLIKEKGFSSVRLPVKWSGHASDKAPYEISPDFFKRVDVIIDEALSRGLAVVLDMHHYDELIDAPTANKDRFISLWRQISEHYVDYSADLFFEVLNEPNGNLTPEVWNAYLKDAISAIREKNPYRTLIVGGPDWNSVGSIGSLAIPAEEKNVIATVHYYDPFIFTHQGAEWVLGSDLWLGTTWSATEVEKQAVAKDMDQLLIWSKANNRPVYIGEFGAYNKADIESRAQWTYYISRQAEQRGFSWSYWEFCSGFGVYDQAKQQWNQLLLSALIPTGV encoded by the coding sequence ATGATTTATAACAGAAGAAATTTCTATTTTATTATTTTCTCAGTCATACTATTAATTACATACAGCGGATGTTCCGGCAGTTCAGATGGAATACTGGAACCCAAGAAGGAAGGCATTACGCAGCCGCTTGATCCTTTTGAGCAGAATAAAAAACTCGGCAGGGGAATAAACATCGGCAATTCCCTGGAAGCCCCAAATGAAGGAGAATGGGGAGTTACGGTTAAGGAAGAATTCTTTAAGCTGATAAAAGAAAAAGGATTCAGTTCGGTCCGCCTTCCTGTAAAATGGTCGGGCCACGCCTCAGATAAAGCCCCGTATGAGATAAGTCCTGATTTCTTTAAGAGAGTGGACGTAATTATTGACGAGGCCCTTTCAAGAGGGCTTGCAGTTGTGCTTGATATGCATCATTATGATGAGTTGATAGATGCACCCACGGCAAATAAGGACCGGTTTATTTCGCTCTGGCGCCAGATTTCAGAGCATTATGTTGACTATTCGGCCGATCTTTTCTTTGAAGTTTTGAATGAACCCAATGGAAACCTGACGCCGGAGGTTTGGAATGCTTATTTGAAAGACGCAATAAGTGCAATAAGGGAAAAGAACCCATACAGGACGCTGATTGTTGGGGGGCCGGACTGGAACAGCGTAGGATCTATAGGCAGTCTGGCAATTCCGGCCGAGGAAAAGAATGTAATTGCGACGGTTCACTACTACGACCCGTTTATATTTACGCACCAGGGAGCCGAGTGGGTCCTTGGAAGCGACTTGTGGCTGGGGACAACGTGGAGTGCGACTGAAGTTGAAAAGCAGGCAGTGGCAAAAGACATGGATCAGCTTTTGATCTGGTCGAAAGCAAATAACCGTCCGGTTTATATAGGTGAATTCGGGGCGTACAATAAAGCCGATATCGAATCGCGCGCGCAGTGGACATATTACATTTCGCGTCAGGCAGAGCAGAGGGGATTCAGCTGGTCTTATTGGGAGTTCTGTTCAGGGTTCGGGGTGTACGATCAGGCTAAGCAGCAGTGGAACCAGCTCCTTTTAAGCGCGCTTATTCCGACAGGGGTATAA